Part of the Pseudomonadota bacterium genome, AGGATGTAATTCCCTCCTGCTTGAAGAGTTGTTGCAGTTCTCCACGACCGGAGCCAATTTCAAGCACCGGTGCTTGAGCGTTCTTAAAGATCTCGGGATATATAGCAAGTCGTCGCGCTATCTCATCCTTGCTGCCGCGAAAACGATTCTCAAACAATAGGTAGGAGGTGTCTGCTTTAAGGGCAGGGGTTGTTTGTAACTTCTCTGAAGCTAGCGGTGGACTAGGATCAATATAGGTCTTAATATTGTTGATCATGCCCTCAAGTCCGCGCACTAAGGCATCTGTTGTTTTAAGGCGCTCTTCAAACGATTCTCTTAGTTCGCGTAGCTGACGTCCTGCGGTTAGGATCGCAAGGGACTTCTCATCATCGACGCGTGCTAGAGCTGATAGTCCGTTTGTATCGCGCGCGTCGATGTAGCGCGCCATATCATTGAGAAAGCGCACGAGGTTGATATTAAAGCCCTCTTCGGCCTGTAGGTAATCTTTAAGTGCAACCTTGCGTACAAACTCGACCAAACGTCCCTTAACTTTGACAAGCAAACGCCCGAGCAGGCCAGTGCGGTGAGTTGTAACGCGATCCCTGCTGATTAAATCCTGGTATGAGAAGGAGCGATTTAGGAACTTAAGCTCTTCAGAGAGCTGCATATCACCAAAACTGATGCCGCGCTCATCTGCAAAGCGGGCGGTAGCACGGGAGATCCCAGATCTGCTGTCGAGATTGCGCTCGATATCGCTCTTGATGCGCTCTCTAAT contains:
- a CDS encoding methyltransferase domain-containing protein, whose translation is MSEPVRELAPREVPQQQDIPTLMAQIRERIKSDIERNLDSRSGISRATARFADERGISFGDMQLSEELKFLNRSFSYQDLISRDRVTTHRTGLLGRLLVKVKGRLVEFVRKVALKDYLQAEEGFNINLVRFLNDMARYIDARDTNGLSALARVDDEKSLAILTAGRQLRELRESFEERLKTTDALVRGLEGMINNIKTYIDPSPPLASEKLQTTPALKADTSYLLFENRFRGSKDEIARRLAIYPEIFKNAQAPVLEIGSGRGELQQLFKQEGITSYGVDLDVVMVNVANSLGCTTQYGDAIAHLRGLADRSLGGLVAIQLVEHLTHAHLKELFELTKKKLRSGAKVAFETINPQSVLALSSNYFRDPTHIWPLHPDTLAYMATLAGLKIIETKMLSPVSPNQLLKEIPSDSSHTHAVADAVSKINVSFQQLNRLLYGYQDYCLILEVL